The Phenylobacterium koreense genome window below encodes:
- the mnmH gene encoding tRNA 2-selenouridine(34) synthase MnmH, giving the protein MAEIRVAEDAEPATLGAFDMIIDARSPGEFAVDHIPGAVNLPVLSDAERAEVGTIYVQESRFKARRIGAAYVARNVAQHLQTAMADWPGSQQPLVYCWRGGMRSNAMAVILAQVGWRTAVLAGGYRTYRRRVVQRLYEAHPVPKVVVLDGPTGSGKTEVLAHLAALGVQALDLEALAAHRGSLLGALPGTPQPSQKLFESRLLAELERLDLSRPIVVEAESSKVGQRMVPPVLWSAMDAAPRISLLAPPEARARYLAQNYGELGRDPDALIPLLARLPDRLGRKRLEAWADLARAGETEALAADLIEAHYDPAYRRSSRERNGRVIGEVALGRLDAEAFDEAARKIAGLVGGA; this is encoded by the coding sequence ATGGCTGAGATTCGCGTCGCGGAGGACGCCGAGCCTGCGACCCTCGGCGCGTTCGATATGATCATCGATGCGCGCAGCCCCGGCGAGTTCGCGGTCGACCACATTCCCGGCGCGGTGAACCTGCCGGTGCTTAGCGACGCCGAGCGGGCGGAGGTCGGGACGATCTACGTCCAGGAGTCGCGCTTCAAGGCCCGGCGGATCGGCGCTGCTTACGTCGCGCGCAACGTCGCGCAGCACCTGCAGACCGCGATGGCCGACTGGCCGGGTTCGCAGCAGCCGCTGGTCTATTGCTGGCGGGGCGGCATGCGCTCCAACGCCATGGCGGTGATCCTGGCGCAGGTCGGCTGGCGAACGGCCGTGCTGGCCGGAGGTTATCGCACCTATCGCCGCCGGGTCGTGCAGCGGCTCTACGAGGCGCACCCGGTCCCGAAGGTCGTGGTCCTCGACGGCCCCACCGGCAGCGGCAAGACCGAGGTGCTGGCGCACCTTGCGGCGCTGGGCGTGCAGGCGCTGGACCTGGAAGCGCTGGCCGCCCACCGTGGCTCGCTGCTCGGCGCGCTGCCGGGGACGCCGCAGCCCAGCCAGAAGCTGTTCGAGAGCCGGCTTCTGGCCGAGCTCGAGCGGCTCGACCTGTCGCGGCCGATCGTCGTGGAGGCGGAGTCCAGCAAGGTCGGCCAGCGCATGGTCCCTCCCGTGCTGTGGAGCGCCATGGACGCCGCGCCGCGTATCTCGCTCCTGGCGCCGCCGGAGGCGCGAGCCCGCTACCTCGCTCAGAACTATGGCGAACTCGGCCGTGATCCGGACGCCTTGATCCCGCTGCTGGCCCGCTTGCCCGACCGGCTTGGCCGCAAGCGGCTGGAGGCGTGGGCCGACCTGGCCCGTGCGGGCGAGACCGAGGCCCTGGCCGCGGACCTGATCGAGGCCCACTACGACCCGGCCTACCGGCGCTCCAGCCGCGAGCGCAATGGCCGCGTGATCGGGGAGGTGGCGCTGGGCCGGCTCGACGCGGAGGCCTTCGACGAGGCGGCCCGCAAGATCGCTGGGCTGGTCGGCGGCGCCTGA
- the selD gene encoding selenide, water dikinase SelD, translating into MNDVTAPTQPVRLTSLAHGGGCGCKIAPAVLQEILAKTPAAAAFPNLLVGAETSDDAAVWKLNDEQAVVATTDFFMPVVDDPFDFGRIAATNALSDIYAMGARPLFALAIVGMPVNVLPLDTIGSILAGGASVCAAAGIPVAGGHSIDSVEPIYGLIAVGLVRPDEVLTNRTGRAGDVLILTKALGVGVLSAAFKQERLDVLGYEQLIGSTTQLNAVGPELAGLAGVHAMTDVTGFGLLGHALEMARGAGVTAEIFTGAPALLAGVEDLAKAGVRTGASGRNWASYGGSIRGAEGLADWTRDLLCDPQTSGGLLIAVDPATAADTLALLRARGFDRSAIVGRLKQGPAQIELANARV; encoded by the coding sequence ATGAACGACGTCACCGCCCCTACCCAGCCCGTCCGGCTCACCAGCCTGGCGCATGGCGGCGGCTGCGGCTGCAAGATCGCTCCGGCGGTGCTGCAGGAGATCCTCGCCAAGACTCCCGCCGCCGCAGCCTTCCCCAACCTCCTGGTCGGCGCTGAAACCTCGGACGACGCGGCGGTCTGGAAGCTCAACGACGAGCAGGCGGTCGTCGCCACCACCGACTTCTTCATGCCCGTGGTCGACGATCCCTTCGACTTCGGCCGCATCGCCGCGACCAACGCCCTTTCCGACATCTACGCCATGGGCGCGCGGCCGCTGTTCGCCCTGGCTATCGTCGGCATGCCGGTGAACGTCCTGCCGTTGGACACCATCGGTTCGATCCTGGCCGGCGGCGCCTCGGTCTGCGCCGCAGCCGGCATCCCCGTCGCCGGCGGTCACTCGATCGACAGCGTCGAGCCGATCTACGGCCTGATCGCCGTGGGACTGGTCCGACCCGACGAGGTCCTGACCAACCGCACCGGCCGCGCCGGAGACGTCCTGATCCTCACCAAGGCGCTCGGCGTGGGTGTGCTCAGCGCCGCTTTCAAGCAGGAGCGGCTGGACGTCCTCGGGTACGAGCAACTGATCGGGTCCACCACCCAATTGAACGCCGTCGGCCCGGAGCTCGCAGGCCTCGCCGGCGTGCACGCCATGACCGACGTCACCGGCTTCGGGCTCCTCGGCCATGCGCTGGAGATGGCCCGCGGCGCAGGCGTCACCGCCGAGATCTTCACGGGCGCGCCCGCCCTTCTGGCCGGGGTCGAAGACCTCGCCAAGGCTGGCGTGCGCACCGGCGCCAGCGGCCGCAACTGGGCCAGTTACGGCGGCTCGATCCGCGGCGCCGAAGGCCTCGCGGACTGGACGCGCGACCTGCTCTGCGATCCTCAAACCAGCGGCGGCCTGCTCATCGCGGTCGATCCGGCCACGGCCGCCGACACCCTCGCGCTCCTGCGCGCCCGCGGCTTCGACCGCTCGGCCATCGTCGGCCGCCTCAAGCAAGGCCCGGCGCAGATCGAACTGGCGAACGCCCGAGTCTGA
- a CDS encoding TonB-dependent receptor domain-containing protein — translation MLKSRYFCSGSIIAAALAFGSGGAAVAQETGSTVEEVIVTGSFIAGTREDAALPVDVIGSQDLQKQGSPTTVNLVKNITAAQSSIGESNRFLGTAAGAATINLRGFGSSRTLVLFNGQRMANSPAAVAIESVDINFIPNIAVGRIEILKDGAAATYGSDAVGGVVNFITRRDLEGFEATANYTAIDGSKGDYDVSLAHGWKFDRGDALLTGTYRRRSELRTTDRDWALRPFTENAFGGWSTASNPGVFQTGTAAQLASGGFTQSFLDNGCTEMGGVLVSAASPASGCRFQFTQFDNLVNDEDHYSVFGQLNFELSENWDFHSEVLWSRHTVDQERVSPAQSTTQFPTPIMASGGSPGGGTSPYPAIGLNQQSRFYVPANNPGLLAYLAVPANCAGTAAAICANAAANGVITSQTLWRPEGYGGNPLFEHGADEQRRQATAFRVGGSLRGKIFENIGVSMAATYQRNHGEGGAGPDISVTRLQLAMRGLGGPDCNPATGTPGVGSCLWFNPFANAYQGNPAIGATNPFFNSNVQNSKEVLNWMRQPLVADTFTELAVGEIVFNGELPIELPGGGIGWAVGTQWRYDRLQVNVPDFYDINSAPCVDSPPFGDGLPICTNGTGAHTFYSAVQEVDIDRTVASLFAEVKIPVTDNFEVTGAVRYEEYGGTVGSTTNPKISARWQVVDWLAVRGSAGSTFRAPQQRDVTPGFVRGLAQFNLPGVGSLYRPVLTNNNPDLKPETADTYNVGLIVNAGNFRATIDYFKFKFKDELTSETSAAIVSTMFPSATPSTWKCNVPEFRARFQFADDGNPATDDCTPARLLGVTANLINGPSVDTSGVDFQATYVFPDIRWDGDLTFGVDGTYTIEYKRGALVTLDGFTIAPALDRAGKSELLSSFYSYPRWRANGYVQFNREGHNLRWTTHFKSGTDNIVGASVLKTKDEITHDLVYTGILPWKDIQLTAGVINIFDKDPPFTRSQYNYDYTNAYFLGRTFQVGLKAHF, via the coding sequence ATGTTGAAGAGCAGATATTTCTGCAGTGGGTCGATTATTGCCGCGGCCCTGGCGTTTGGAAGTGGCGGCGCTGCGGTCGCTCAAGAGACCGGCAGCACCGTCGAGGAGGTCATCGTCACCGGCTCATTCATCGCCGGGACGCGAGAAGACGCAGCCCTGCCCGTCGACGTGATCGGCTCGCAGGACCTCCAGAAGCAGGGCTCGCCCACCACGGTGAACCTGGTCAAGAACATCACCGCGGCCCAGAGTTCGATCGGTGAATCCAACCGCTTCCTGGGCACGGCGGCTGGCGCGGCCACCATCAACCTGCGCGGTTTCGGCTCGTCCCGGACGCTCGTGCTGTTCAATGGCCAGCGGATGGCCAATTCGCCGGCGGCTGTGGCCATCGAGTCGGTGGACATCAACTTCATCCCGAACATCGCTGTCGGCCGGATCGAAATTCTGAAGGACGGCGCGGCGGCCACCTACGGCTCGGACGCCGTCGGCGGCGTGGTCAATTTCATCACCCGGCGCGACCTCGAAGGCTTCGAAGCCACTGCGAACTACACCGCCATCGACGGATCGAAAGGCGACTACGACGTCAGCCTCGCCCACGGCTGGAAGTTCGACCGCGGCGACGCCCTGCTGACCGGAACCTACCGTCGGCGCAGCGAACTGCGCACGACCGACCGCGACTGGGCGCTCCGGCCCTTCACCGAGAACGCCTTCGGCGGCTGGTCCACCGCCTCGAACCCGGGTGTGTTCCAGACCGGCACGGCCGCCCAACTCGCGTCGGGCGGGTTCACGCAGTCGTTCCTGGACAATGGATGCACCGAGATGGGGGGCGTGCTGGTGAGCGCCGCTTCGCCAGCCTCGGGCTGCCGCTTCCAGTTCACCCAGTTCGACAACCTGGTGAACGATGAGGACCACTACTCCGTCTTCGGCCAGCTCAACTTCGAACTCTCGGAGAACTGGGACTTCCACAGCGAGGTTCTCTGGTCCCGCCACACGGTCGATCAGGAGCGGGTCTCGCCGGCGCAGTCGACCACCCAGTTCCCGACGCCGATCATGGCTTCGGGCGGCTCGCCCGGCGGCGGCACGTCGCCCTATCCGGCGATCGGCCTGAACCAGCAATCGCGCTTCTACGTGCCGGCCAACAACCCAGGCCTTCTGGCCTATCTGGCGGTTCCCGCCAACTGCGCCGGCACGGCCGCAGCCATCTGCGCCAACGCCGCCGCCAACGGGGTCATCACTTCACAGACCCTCTGGCGGCCCGAAGGCTACGGCGGCAACCCGCTGTTCGAACACGGCGCCGACGAGCAGCGCCGCCAGGCGACGGCCTTCCGCGTCGGCGGATCGCTACGCGGCAAGATCTTCGAGAACATCGGCGTCTCGATGGCGGCCACCTACCAGCGCAACCATGGTGAGGGCGGCGCCGGGCCCGACATCTCGGTCACCCGCCTGCAGCTCGCCATGCGCGGCCTGGGCGGCCCGGACTGCAACCCGGCCACCGGCACGCCGGGGGTGGGCTCCTGCCTCTGGTTCAATCCCTTCGCCAACGCCTATCAGGGCAATCCGGCGATCGGCGCGACGAACCCGTTCTTCAACTCGAACGTCCAGAACAGCAAGGAAGTGCTGAACTGGATGCGCCAGCCGCTGGTGGCCGACACCTTCACCGAACTGGCGGTCGGCGAGATCGTGTTCAACGGCGAGTTGCCCATCGAGCTGCCGGGCGGCGGCATCGGCTGGGCCGTCGGCACGCAGTGGCGCTACGATCGCCTGCAAGTGAACGTCCCGGACTTCTACGACATCAACTCGGCGCCCTGCGTCGACAGCCCGCCCTTCGGCGACGGCCTGCCGATCTGCACCAACGGCACCGGCGCGCACACCTTCTACTCGGCGGTGCAGGAGGTCGATATCGACCGCACGGTCGCCTCGCTGTTCGCCGAGGTCAAAATCCCGGTCACCGACAACTTCGAGGTCACCGGCGCGGTCCGCTACGAGGAGTACGGCGGCACGGTCGGCTCGACCACCAACCCGAAGATTTCGGCCCGGTGGCAGGTGGTCGATTGGCTCGCCGTCCGCGGCTCGGCCGGTTCCACCTTCCGCGCCCCGCAACAGCGGGACGTGACGCCCGGCTTCGTGCGCGGCCTGGCGCAGTTCAACCTGCCGGGCGTGGGCTCGCTCTACCGGCCGGTGCTGACCAACAACAACCCGGACCTGAAGCCCGAGACGGCTGACACCTACAATGTCGGCCTGATCGTCAACGCCGGGAACTTCCGGGCCACCATCGACTACTTCAAGTTCAAGTTCAAAGATGAGCTGACCAGCGAGACATCGGCTGCGATCGTCTCGACGATGTTCCCGAGCGCCACGCCGTCCACCTGGAAGTGCAATGTCCCCGAGTTCCGCGCGCGCTTCCAGTTCGCGGACGACGGCAATCCCGCCACGGACGACTGCACGCCGGCCAGGCTGCTCGGTGTCACGGCCAACCTGATCAACGGGCCGAGCGTGGACACCTCGGGCGTCGACTTCCAGGCGACCTACGTCTTCCCGGACATCCGCTGGGACGGCGACCTGACCTTCGGCGTCGATGGCACCTACACGATCGAATACAAGCGCGGCGCCCTGGTCACGCTCGACGGCTTCACCATCGCCCCCGCGCTCGACCGCGCCGGCAAGTCCGAACTGCTCAGCTCCTTCTACTCGTACCCGCGCTGGCGGGCGAACGGCTACGTGCAGTTCAACCGCGAAGGCCACAACCTGCGCTGGACCACGCACTTCAAGTCTGGGACCGACAACATCGTCGGGGCCTCCGTTCTGAAGACCAAGGACGAGATCACTCACGACCTGGTCTACACCGGCATCCTTCCCTGGAAGGACATCCAGTTGACGGCCGGCGTCATCAACATCTTCGACAAGGACCCGCCCTTCACGCGTAGCCAGTACAACTACGACTACACCAACGCCTACTTCCTCGGCCGCACCTTCCAGGTGGGCCTGAAGGCGCATTTCTAA
- a CDS encoding XRE family transcriptional regulator, protein MTPQHARAQRLRESRIAAGYRTGRDAALAFGWNLNTYASNENGNAPFSYSRAKAYAEAFGVRHEWLYEGESPTGSDVAEPRRDARFVPVIGKVGADPEGAVLFATGQGTGDLVPLPPGGTERAVALQVVGHSMPGLADNGGLIYFEDQRTPPTPDMLGQVVVVETDTDEVLVKRLLRGSRSKLYDLESVNGPTRRDCKLRWAAHITAIIPPHQARKILRPV, encoded by the coding sequence ATGACGCCTCAGCACGCCCGAGCCCAGCGCCTCCGCGAGTCCCGCATCGCCGCGGGCTATCGGACGGGCCGTGACGCGGCCCTGGCCTTCGGTTGGAACCTGAACACCTACGCTTCCAACGAGAACGGCAATGCGCCGTTTTCCTATTCAAGGGCCAAGGCCTACGCCGAAGCCTTCGGCGTGCGCCATGAGTGGCTATATGAGGGCGAGAGTCCGACAGGTTCGGACGTAGCGGAACCGCGTCGCGACGCGCGGTTCGTGCCGGTGATCGGCAAGGTCGGGGCCGACCCCGAAGGCGCGGTGCTCTTCGCCACCGGCCAGGGGACCGGAGACCTCGTGCCATTGCCGCCGGGCGGGACGGAACGGGCGGTCGCCCTGCAGGTTGTCGGGCATTCCATGCCAGGGCTGGCCGATAATGGCGGCCTGATCTATTTCGAGGACCAGCGGACCCCGCCGACCCCTGACATGCTAGGCCAGGTGGTGGTGGTCGAGACCGATACCGACGAGGTGCTGGTCAAGCGGCTGTTGCGCGGCTCGCGCAGCAAGCTCTATGACCTCGAGAGTGTCAATGGGCCGACGCGCCGTGACTGCAAGCTGCGCTGGGCGGCCCACATCACCGCGATCATCCCGCCCCACCAGGCGCGCAAGATCCTCCGGCCGGTGTGA
- a CDS encoding antitoxin Xre-like helix-turn-helix domain-containing protein, protein MRRRLSAPAVALFLKTADLLDLKVEDRMALLGGISRQTYHNWKTGRTASLTRDQLERISLSDGWRLRRHRRRRG, encoded by the coding sequence ATGCGCCGGCGGCTCTCGGCGCCTGCTGTGGCGCTGTTTCTGAAGACGGCGGACCTGCTCGACCTGAAAGTCGAGGACCGGATGGCGCTGCTGGGCGGGATCTCGCGGCAGACCTATCACAACTGGAAGACTGGCCGGACGGCGAGCCTGACCCGTGACCAGCTGGAGCGCATCTCGCTTTCCGACGGTTGGCGTCTTCGACGACATCGCCGAAGGCGAGGATGA
- a CDS encoding RES family NAD+ phosphorylase gives MTSWSASRFPTVGVFDDIAEGEDELRVAFLLENLTNPPSQARLAALPAGELAAGPSGSIVMAAFLHASDEGGRFNDGELGAWFASGDLPTAFAETAHHHERRLRASAAGFPARIQMRQLSARTKAKLLDLRGARESRPELYDLDDYSAAQAFARERRWPYADPSEDGLVFQSVRHLGGINICLFRPKAIALPVAQGDHYEYVWNGSGALSIVKLTLVRR, from the coding sequence GTGACCAGCTGGAGCGCATCTCGCTTTCCGACGGTTGGCGTCTTCGACGACATCGCCGAAGGCGAGGATGAGCTTAGGGTCGCCTTCCTGCTGGAGAACCTCACCAATCCGCCCAGCCAGGCGCGGCTCGCGGCCCTGCCGGCTGGCGAGCTGGCGGCCGGGCCGAGCGGTTCGATCGTGATGGCCGCCTTCCTGCACGCCAGCGACGAAGGCGGCCGCTTCAACGACGGCGAGCTGGGCGCTTGGTTCGCCTCAGGCGACCTTCCCACGGCCTTCGCCGAGACGGCGCATCACCACGAACGGCGCCTGCGCGCCTCGGCGGCCGGCTTTCCCGCGCGGATCCAGATGCGCCAGCTTTCGGCCCGCACCAAGGCCAAGCTGCTTGATCTGCGCGGCGCCCGAGAAAGCCGGCCTGAGCTCTATGACCTGGACGACTACAGCGCCGCCCAGGCCTTCGCCCGCGAGCGTCGCTGGCCCTATGCTGACCCTAGCGAAGACGGCCTGGTCTTTCAGAGCGTGCGTCACCTGGGCGGGATCAATATCTGCCTCTTCCGGCCAAAGGCGATCGCCCTGCCCGTCGCCCAGGGCGACCACTACGAATATGTCTGGAACGGATCTGGCGCCCTCAGCATCGTCAAGCTGACGCTCGTGCGCCGCTAG
- a CDS encoding ArsR/SmtB family transcription factor yields MAPKPACILRALANERRLAILMLLSGGELSVGEIEARLGVSQSALSQHLARLREARLVRTRREGQHVRYRLADPGALEIAAALLALAGRQEAS; encoded by the coding sequence ATGGCGCCTAAGCCAGCGTGCATCTTGCGAGCCCTGGCCAACGAGCGGCGGTTGGCCATCCTGATGCTGCTGAGTGGCGGGGAGCTGAGCGTTGGCGAGATAGAAGCGCGGCTCGGCGTCTCGCAATCGGCTCTCTCTCAGCACCTAGCTCGACTCCGCGAGGCCAGGCTGGTCCGCACTCGCCGGGAGGGCCAACATGTCCGGTATCGGCTTGCCGATCCAGGAGCCCTTGAGATCGCGGCAGCCTTGCTCGCGCTGGCTGGTCGGCAAGAGGCTTCCTGA
- a CDS encoding TolC family outer membrane protein, with protein MSLLRRLGAVALAAGVVLPSAAYGLSLDEAIALALKSNPGLAQSQAQADAAAARLRQAKAGRAPTVALTGEVGTGETDLGGFFGFGRANVDPRAAAIEVRQPIFTGGAISASVTRAREGQDAALAQLGGTRALLSALVAEAYVAVLSARELLALHEAQVVQMQEVARQADLRFTAGETPKSDLSQAQARLAEANAGLARARGEVARSRARFVSVVATDPEALEPLPAAPSTPASLDEALSEALRSNAMLKSAQASARAADAGVRYAQAGRAPSIALAASASSVRDKFFPGYHAHDTTVSVQGSWTLFSGGAISARVSEAKADARSAHAAVEAAEASVREAVIGAWSDLTTTRAMLVAAEDQSVAAVSALESVRHEVRVGQKPALDLLDAHREALAAQSAVVAARGGALTAAYRLQALLHGA; from the coding sequence GTGAGTCTCTTGCGCCGCCTTGGCGCGGTAGCCCTCGCGGCCGGCGTCGTCCTACCGTCCGCCGCCTACGGCCTTTCGCTCGACGAGGCGATCGCGCTCGCCCTCAAGAGCAATCCGGGGCTCGCTCAAAGCCAGGCGCAGGCCGACGCCGCCGCCGCGCGCCTGCGACAGGCGAAGGCCGGGCGCGCGCCTACCGTCGCGCTCACGGGCGAAGTCGGGACGGGCGAGACCGACCTGGGCGGTTTCTTCGGCTTCGGTCGCGCCAACGTCGATCCCCGCGCCGCCGCGATCGAGGTGCGACAACCGATCTTCACCGGCGGCGCGATCTCGGCCTCGGTGACCCGGGCCCGCGAGGGCCAGGACGCCGCCTTGGCGCAGCTCGGAGGCACCCGCGCCCTGCTGTCGGCGCTGGTGGCGGAGGCCTATGTCGCGGTCCTGAGCGCGCGCGAACTCCTGGCGCTCCACGAAGCCCAGGTGGTCCAGATGCAGGAAGTCGCTCGGCAGGCGGACCTGCGCTTCACAGCCGGTGAAACGCCCAAGTCGGATCTCAGCCAGGCCCAGGCTCGCCTTGCCGAGGCCAATGCGGGGCTTGCGCGGGCGAGAGGCGAAGTCGCCCGCAGCCGCGCGCGCTTCGTGTCGGTGGTGGCAACTGACCCCGAGGCCCTTGAGCCGCTCCCGGCGGCGCCCTCCACGCCCGCCAGCCTGGACGAGGCCTTGTCCGAAGCGTTGCGTTCCAACGCGATGCTCAAGTCGGCCCAGGCCTCGGCCCGCGCCGCGGACGCCGGGGTCCGGTACGCCCAGGCTGGTCGCGCGCCCTCGATCGCTCTGGCCGCGAGCGCCTCCTCCGTCCGAGACAAGTTCTTTCCAGGTTACCACGCCCATGACACGACGGTGAGCGTGCAGGGGAGTTGGACCCTATTCTCCGGCGGAGCGATCAGCGCGCGCGTGTCGGAAGCCAAGGCCGACGCCCGATCCGCCCATGCCGCCGTCGAGGCCGCCGAAGCATCGGTTCGGGAGGCCGTCATCGGCGCCTGGTCCGACCTGACGACGACGCGCGCCATGCTGGTGGCCGCCGAGGACCAATCGGTCGCCGCCGTCAGTGCTCTGGAGAGCGTGCGCCACGAGGTGAGGGTTGGCCAGAAGCCCGCGCTGGACCTGCTGGACGCGCATCGCGAAGCGCTTGCCGCCCAAAGCGCGGTGGTCGCGGCCCGAGGCGGCGCCCTTACCGCGGCCTATCGCCTGCAGGCGCTGCTCCATGGCGCCTAA
- a CDS encoding YgaP family membrane protein: MTVDRAVLAFAGCVILLSVALAAFVHPWWIALAIFAGLNMIQASFTGFCPAAMLFKKLGVKPGVAFR, from the coding sequence ATGACTGTGGATCGCGCCGTCCTGGCTTTTGCCGGCTGTGTCATATTGCTCAGCGTCGCGCTGGCTGCGTTCGTCCATCCCTGGTGGATCGCACTGGCCATCTTCGCGGGCCTGAACATGATCCAGGCGAGTTTCACCGGATTTTGCCCCGCCGCCATGCTGTTCAAGAAGCTGGGCGTGAAGCCGGGAGTCGCTTTCCGGTGA
- a CDS encoding thioredoxin domain-containing protein gives MRQIVCPACSAANRIPDEKNPSSAGCGRCHEPLFAGRPFEVNRAQLNAHRASTRGAAVLVDVWAPWCGPCQAMAPQFAASAALLEPDVRLLKLDSDAEPQAASELGVRGIPTLILFQDGAVVGQRSGLMSSDQIVAWTRQALARVSARTAPESER, from the coding sequence ATGCGCCAGATCGTCTGTCCCGCCTGTAGCGCCGCCAACCGGATCCCGGACGAGAAGAACCCGAGCTCTGCAGGCTGCGGCCGCTGCCATGAGCCGCTCTTCGCCGGCCGTCCGTTCGAGGTGAACCGGGCGCAGCTAAACGCCCATCGCGCCTCCACGCGGGGGGCCGCCGTGCTGGTCGATGTCTGGGCGCCCTGGTGCGGCCCATGCCAGGCTATGGCGCCGCAGTTCGCAGCCTCAGCAGCCTTGCTCGAGCCCGACGTGCGCCTGCTGAAACTCGACTCCGACGCCGAGCCGCAGGCGGCGTCTGAGCTCGGCGTTCGAGGCATTCCGACCCTCATCCTCTTCCAGGACGGGGCGGTCGTGGGCCAGCGCTCGGGCTTGATGAGCAGCGATCAGATCGTCGCCTGGACGCGCCAGGCCCTTGCGCGGGTTTCCGCCCGCACCGCTCCGGAGAGTGAGAGATGA
- a CDS encoding NAD(P)/FAD-dependent oxidoreductase: MGKPRIVIMGAGLGGSIAAFEIKDAVGDRADVTVVSQGDVFHFVPSNPWVAVGWRTRDAIEVALPPVYRKRRIDFNGVGVRRVHPDQNRLELNDGSERSYDYLVIATGPELAFDEIPGLGPNAGHTQSICHVDHAEAANKAFERFTETLGPIVVGAVQGASCFGPAYEFAMILDTELRRRRLRDRAPMTFVTPEPYIGHLGLDGVGDTKSLLESEMRDRHIKWITNARVSSTEPGMMHVEEVAEDGSVKAKHDLPFAYSMMLPAFRGVEAVRGIEGLTNPRGFIVVDKQQRNPAFPNVFALGVCVAIAPTGPTPVPAGVPKTGFMIESMVSAVAANLRQLLEGATPTNEATWNAICLADFGDGGVAFVAQPQIPPRNINWSSSGKWVHLAKVGFEKYFIGKVRRGESEPFYEKLALEVMGVPKLKG, translated from the coding sequence ATGGGCAAACCGCGTATCGTCATTATGGGAGCCGGACTGGGCGGCTCAATCGCCGCCTTTGAGATCAAGGACGCCGTGGGCGATCGCGCCGACGTCACGGTCGTCTCGCAAGGCGACGTCTTCCACTTCGTGCCCTCCAATCCGTGGGTGGCGGTGGGCTGGCGTACGCGCGACGCGATCGAGGTGGCTCTGCCGCCCGTCTATCGAAAGCGGCGGATCGATTTCAACGGCGTGGGTGTGCGGCGGGTCCATCCCGACCAGAACCGCCTCGAACTGAACGACGGTTCCGAACGTTCCTATGACTACCTGGTGATCGCCACGGGCCCCGAATTGGCCTTCGATGAGATACCGGGCCTCGGGCCGAACGCCGGCCACACCCAGTCGATCTGCCATGTCGATCACGCCGAGGCCGCCAACAAAGCCTTTGAGCGCTTCACCGAGACCCTCGGCCCGATCGTGGTCGGCGCCGTTCAAGGGGCGTCCTGCTTCGGCCCCGCCTACGAATTCGCCATGATCCTCGACACCGAACTGAGGCGGCGGCGGTTGCGCGACCGGGCGCCGATGACCTTCGTCACGCCCGAGCCCTACATCGGCCACCTCGGGCTCGACGGCGTCGGCGACACCAAGAGCCTTCTCGAAAGCGAGATGCGAGACCGTCACATCAAATGGATCACCAACGCCAGGGTGTCCTCGACCGAGCCTGGCATGATGCATGTCGAGGAGGTCGCCGAAGACGGATCGGTGAAGGCCAAGCACGATCTGCCCTTCGCGTACTCGATGATGCTCCCGGCGTTCCGCGGGGTGGAGGCGGTTCGAGGGATCGAAGGATTGACTAACCCGCGCGGCTTCATCGTCGTCGACAAGCAGCAGCGCAACCCGGCCTTTCCGAATGTCTTCGCGCTCGGCGTCTGCGTGGCCATCGCCCCGACCGGTCCAACGCCAGTACCGGCCGGCGTGCCCAAGACCGGCTTCATGATCGAGAGCATGGTCAGCGCCGTCGCCGCGAACCTCCGCCAACTCCTCGAAGGAGCTACGCCGACGAACGAGGCGACGTGGAACGCCATCTGTCTGGCTGATTTTGGCGATGGGGGCGTCGCCTTCGTGGCTCAGCCCCAGATCCCCCCGCGCAACATCAACTGGTCGTCCAGCGGCAAGTGGGTGCACCTCGCCAAGGTGGGTTTCGAGAAATACTTCATTGGCAAGGTAAGGCGCGGCGAGAGCGAGCCGTTCTACGAGAAGCTGGCTCTCGAAGTGATGGGCGTTCCGAAGCTGAAGGGCTGA
- a CDS encoding ArsR/SmtB family transcription factor, with protein MNFSPDAMKAETEQACALMKAQANPYRLLIVCALVEGETSVGALAQTLGARESLASQHLGLLRGDGILSARQDGQSIYYALQSGPARALIETPADQFCNPPEPS; from the coding sequence ATGAATTTTAGTCCTGACGCGATGAAGGCGGAGACCGAGCAGGCGTGCGCCCTGATGAAGGCGCAGGCCAATCCGTATCGCCTGCTAATCGTGTGCGCGCTGGTCGAAGGCGAGACGTCGGTGGGAGCTTTGGCCCAGACGCTGGGCGCGCGTGAATCCCTCGCCTCACAGCACCTCGGCCTGCTGCGAGGCGATGGAATCCTCTCGGCTCGCCAGGACGGCCAGTCGATCTACTACGCCCTGCAGAGTGGCCCGGCGCGCGCGCTCATCGAGACCCCGGCTGATCAGTTCTGCAACCCGCCCGAGCCTTCCTAG